A genomic stretch from Desulfohalobium retbaense DSM 5692 includes:
- the rnc gene encoding ribonuclease III: MDDSVLRLVQQRLQYTFRDQQLLLLALTHSSYANEHPHIQEHNERLEFLGDAVLELAISEELYLRYPEAPEGSLTSLRSKLVSEPALAALGRQLEIAPALFLGRGEESQGGRERDAILCDVMESIFGAIFLDSDYDRAKTCILELYVDKWPSAPSLGHERLRDFKSRLQECTQQLFKDRPVYHLVDSTGPEHAKVYHVRVDLPNGSQASAADSSVKKAEQQAARKALESLQALEARK; encoded by the coding sequence TTGCTTCTCGCCTTGACCCACAGTTCGTACGCCAATGAACACCCGCATATTCAGGAACACAATGAGCGATTGGAATTTCTAGGTGACGCGGTACTGGAACTCGCCATTTCGGAAGAGTTGTATCTACGATATCCCGAGGCCCCTGAGGGGTCGCTGACCAGTTTGCGGTCCAAGCTGGTCAGTGAACCTGCATTGGCGGCCTTGGGGCGGCAATTGGAGATCGCCCCGGCTCTGTTTTTGGGCAGGGGGGAGGAATCACAGGGCGGCCGGGAGCGGGACGCTATTTTGTGTGATGTGATGGAATCCATTTTTGGAGCCATTTTTCTGGACTCGGATTATGACCGGGCCAAGACCTGCATTCTCGAGCTCTACGTTGATAAATGGCCTTCAGCCCCGAGTCTCGGGCATGAACGGCTTCGTGATTTCAAGAGCCGGTTGCAAGAATGCACCCAACAATTGTTCAAGGACCGTCCGGTCTACCATCTGGTGGACAGTACCGGTCCGGAACACGCCAAGGTCTACCATGTCCGTGTCGATCTGCCCAATGGCAGTCAGGCGAGTGCGGCGGACAGCAGCGTCAAAAAAGCCGAACAGCAGGCGGCGCGCAAAGCCCTGGAAAGTCTCCAGGCGCTCGAGGCCAGGAAGTGA